From the genome of Chiroxiphia lanceolata isolate bChiLan1 chromosome W unlocalized genomic scaffold, bChiLan1.pri scaffold_46_arrow_ctg1, whole genome shotgun sequence:
CTGCCCCGAGGCACAGGAGGGAAGTCAGGCCGACCGAGCCATAACTGGGAAGGTCATTCCAGCAGTGGGAGGTCGCGACCACCGACTCGTTGACCACCCCAGAGTCCAGCGGAGAACTGCAGCTGCGACCGATCAGCACGAGAAGGAGAGAGACACCCGGCAAATGGGGGGTTGGGTGCTAATTAATAAGAGAATAAGGTCACGAGATAAAAACTTCACGAAAAGCTCCTTCAGTCCGTGGAAACTGTTTCCCGGCATTTCTTGGCTCCGCGGGGGCGTTAAAATCGCTGCACCGAGGGGTCCGAAAGAGCCGCAACGAGCGTGGGAACAGAAGAAACGGCAAGAAACAGagtaaaatagaataaaaggCTGCACCGAGGGGTCCCCCCCGCCCCGTGTCACTGAACGGGCGCTCTCGGGGGTGGCCAGAAGGGCTGCGCCGAGCGGGGTGGGAGCTGCGAATAAAATATACAGAGAATGGAATTAAACGCGATAGCAGAGCCGCGGcggtgctggaggagctgcccgGAGGGACAGACAGATCCTGCCTTGGCTCGTGGGACCCACCCCCTGTCGCTGAAGAGATGCGACGAGGGGCGGGCGAGGGGCGGTGGCGGCGAAAGGGCCGCCCCGGGGCGGGGAGATGGGGGGCGTGAACGGAAAAAAAAGCGAGAAGGCAATAAAAGACCCGCACGGGGAGTGGCCGCTGTCCCGCGACCGAAACAGCGGCACCGAGGGACACTGCGAGGGGGGACGAGCGGCCCCGGGGAGCGTCCCCTGCCCCGCGTCCCTAAAAGAGCTGCCCCGTGGGACGGGCGGGTCCGCTCCGCCCTCGGGCACCGGGGCGGGAATCGGGGGGTTGTTCGCAACCGACTCCCCTGCAAAGTGAATGTCACaagttatttttagtttttattcttttcgCAGTTCGATTTCTCCTCCACCCCCCGTCCTCGCCTCGCCCATCCCAGGGCGACTTTCCCCGGCCGCGGTTCTGCCCGTGCCCCGGGAGCCGCCGGTGGGTGCCGAACCCGCGGGAATCGGGATTTTTTCCCGCATTAACGGTGGGATTTGGGTGCGGTGGAGGCTCAGATCCGGGCGGACTCCGTCTGGCAGATCCACTGCAGCCCCGTGTCGCAGGCGCGGGGGTCGATCCTGTCCCCCTTGAGCGCCCCGCAGGCTCCGCGACCCTCCCCGGGGTCCTGTGGGAACCTGCGGGTGCGGGAGGGGGCCCGTGTCACCCCCGGGGGGCCCTCGGAGGACAGGGGTGTGCCCACCCCGACCCCCCCAGCGCTCCCCCCCGGCCCTCACCGGCTCCAGTCCGGGCGGGAGCCGTTCACCCACGTCCAGCCCATCCCGGGCGCGGGCACCGAGAGCCCGATCCAGAAGTGGCGCGTGGGTTTCCTCAGGGTCTCATTGAGGGAATCCTGGCCCGGGGAAAGGGGCAGTGGTGGCGCTGCCGGGCTGTCGATGGTCACCCCAAAATAGGCTCCATCCTCACCCCGGGACCGAGCCAGAcccatcccccctccccccccggtCTGCCACGGGCACCGCGGGGAATTTGGGAATGAGAGCTCTGATCCCAGGCTTCTGGGGAGCCCTTCGCCCTCCCCTGGGgtgcctccagcccctctgtcccctcgGTCCCTTCACCAGCTCGTCCTTGTCCCACGGCATCGCCATCGCGGCCCCGCGGTCCCCGCAGTCCTCCCGGCTCCCGTGCCACGAGTTCATCCTTTCCGAGACCCAGTAGCACTTGGTCCTGCCCAGCATCCAGCCCACGGGGCAGAGCCTGCACCC
Proteins encoded in this window:
- the LOC116781447 gene encoding C-type lectin domain family 9 member A-like isoform X3, yielding MEDQDGYTALEQWRKRGAAGSPPSSPGAAVGSDFPEPRGVPTTAPPCCPRCLLGALTAALALSLVLWEAEGCRLCPVGWMLGRTKCYWVSERMNSWHGSREDCGDRGAAMAMPWDKDELDSLNETLRKPTRHFWIGLSVPAPGMGWTWVNGSRPDWSRLPSASTPQSPGNVSPRP